One Methanobrevibacter sp. genomic window carries:
- a CDS encoding Fic family protein, producing the protein MEINFSYTNEIVKNLLEIEKNRQIINKADLKTEDQQYLKDKAIINSAYFGCKLEDENLNHKDFKSKKEVKNYINLLNSFKNHDELYPNLLIIFNNQLTNGIFDEEFTFEADMANMEFLIDNILYNKEYPDVIIIGIAQYVLNRMSPFRHMNGKTINAITSYLLSFKEIDPNQFLDLNEFFYMNKLAYIDLLNYDLTVWLEFFTEILSKSMEHLKKEVISLESDFDLSEKEIMILDYLEENECIQNRHVQEILNISSKTAHSYLDKLLEKNLIEREGKGRSIHYKLKAVV; encoded by the coding sequence ATGGAAATTAATTTTAGCTACACCAACGAAATTGTGAAAAATCTTCTGGAAATAGAGAAAAACAGGCAGATAATAAACAAAGCCGACTTGAAAACAGAAGACCAGCAATATCTAAAGGATAAAGCCATAATTAATTCAGCATATTTCGGATGCAAACTTGAAGATGAAAACCTGAACCACAAGGATTTCAAAAGCAAAAAGGAAGTTAAGAACTACATAAACCTACTGAACAGCTTCAAAAACCATGATGAGCTGTATCCAAACCTCCTTATTATTTTCAACAACCAGCTAACAAACGGAATCTTTGACGAGGAATTCACATTTGAAGCTGACATGGCAAACATGGAATTTCTTATTGACAACATACTGTACAATAAAGAATATCCAGACGTTATCATTATTGGAATTGCCCAATATGTCCTGAACAGGATGTCTCCATTCAGGCACATGAACGGAAAGACAATAAATGCAATAACCAGCTATCTTCTCAGCTTTAAGGAAATAGACCCAAACCAGTTTTTGGACCTGAACGAGTTCTTCTACATGAACAAGCTGGCTTACATAGACCTGCTGAACTATGACTTGACAGTATGGTTGGAATTCTTCACGGAAATATTGTCCAAAAGCATGGAACATCTGAAAAAAGAAGTAATATCTTTGGAAAGTGATTTTGATTTATCTGAAAAGGAAATTATGATTTTGGATTATTTAGAGGAAAACGAATGTATACAAAACAGACACGTTCAGGAAATACTCAATATTTCTTCAAAAACAGCCCATTCCTATTTAGATAAGCTATTGGAAAAGAATCTTATAGAAAGGGAGGGTAAGGGTCGAAGTATACATTACAAACTGAAAGCAGTGGTTTAA
- a CDS encoding DUF3795 domain-containing protein, protein MKMPEEIDVELFAPCGINCISCEKFQNPCVGCLKGDGGKTKAALKCKIKACLDKKKVKYCGRCSEFPCTLIKKHSKKSQKRYGLNTQESAKRIQFTGINKINIQDHERWRCPDCGGIIHFQTKSCSECGRKN, encoded by the coding sequence ATGAAAATGCCTGAAGAGATTGACGTTGAGCTTTTTGCACCATGTGGAATCAACTGTATAAGCTGTGAGAAATTCCAGAACCCCTGTGTAGGATGCCTGAAGGGCGATGGGGGAAAGACAAAGGCAGCACTCAAATGCAAGATAAAGGCCTGCCTTGACAAAAAGAAAGTAAAGTACTGCGGAAGATGTTCCGAATTTCCATGTACACTAATAAAAAAACATTCTAAAAAGTCACAGAAGAGATATGGTCTGAACACCCAGGAAAGCGCAAAGAGAATTCAGTTTACAGGCATTAACAAGATAAACATCCAGGACCATGAAAGATGGAGATGCCCTGACTGTGGAGGAATAATACACTTCCAGACAAAAAGCTGCTCCGAATGCGGCAGAAAAAATTAA
- a CDS encoding heavy metal translocating P-type ATPase: MKYQIVYDNGTRLRVRSGRNAFTKTEGYGISSLLLEYDFINEAVTSHRNGSILIHYHHPKDKSKILQILNNISINDLKDEKPNSKQQLKDLSNQFLLKLSKKIFRRAIMQIFLPVPIKNAITLYKSIGFIMKGIDSLTSFAVDVDLLDASAVSGSLLKKEYSSASSMMFLLSISDLLEEYTIQKTKDTLKNSLSLNISTVWLVTDEGNEISCPIEDIRKGDNVKIYMGDIIPVDGKVVSGEAMVNESTMTGEPLAVYKNQGMTVHAGTVIEEGNLIIQVYSINNETRLNKIIHLIENSEDLKADAQSKAEKLADSIVPYSFFTTFLTYLFTGDTTKALSVLMVDFSCAIKLTTPLSILSAMKEANEYRMMIKGGKFLEKYATADTIVFDKTGTLTNATPQVVDVISMGSYSRDEILKISACIEEHFAHSIAKAIVKQAEMENLHHEEEHSEVEYIVAHGIATTYKEKRAVIGSKHFLFDDENIKFTSEQESVIREKIEDHSIVYLGIDGKLEGIICIDDPVREEAEHVISELKNLGIENVIMLTGDSENAARSTAKRLGITQYKSQVLPEDKASIIEELQGDGKTVIMVGDGINDSPALAVADVSVSMMHSSDIAREVSDISLLSDNLFDLITLRKLSAGMLDKINSNYRRIIGINGSLIVLGMFGLMPPSMSSYIHNFSTMALSALSTKSVLKGEVEDEDKVSLIADIAKNEIAEA; encoded by the coding sequence TGATAATGGAACCCGATTAAGGGTAAGGTCTGGAAGAAACGCATTTACAAAAACCGAAGGCTACGGTATTTCATCATTGCTTTTAGAATATGACTTCATAAACGAGGCAGTGACCTCCCATAGAAATGGCAGTATTCTAATACATTATCACCATCCAAAAGACAAAAGCAAAATACTTCAAATTTTGAATAACATATCCATAAATGATTTAAAAGATGAAAAACCAAATTCAAAACAACAGTTAAAAGACCTGTCAAACCAATTCCTATTGAAACTCTCCAAAAAGATTTTTAGAAGAGCTATAATGCAGATTTTTCTACCAGTTCCCATAAAAAATGCAATAACTCTATACAAATCCATAGGATTTATAATGAAAGGTATTGACAGCCTGACCAGCTTCGCAGTTGACGTTGATCTTCTTGACGCATCGGCGGTATCTGGTTCACTTTTAAAAAAGGAATATAGTTCAGCTAGCTCAATGATGTTTTTATTGTCAATTTCAGACCTTCTCGAAGAGTATACAATTCAAAAAACAAAGGATACTCTTAAAAATAGCTTATCACTAAACATATCCACAGTATGGTTGGTTACAGATGAAGGTAATGAAATATCATGCCCAATTGAAGATATCCGAAAAGGAGACAATGTAAAAATTTACATGGGCGATATAATTCCCGTTGACGGAAAAGTTGTCTCCGGTGAAGCGATGGTTAATGAATCAACAATGACTGGAGAACCATTGGCGGTTTATAAGAATCAAGGAATGACGGTTCACGCAGGGACTGTAATCGAAGAAGGCAACCTCATAATCCAAGTTTATTCTATTAACAATGAAACTCGTTTAAATAAAATCATCCATCTAATCGAAAATTCCGAAGATTTGAAAGCCGATGCCCAAAGCAAGGCTGAAAAACTGGCCGATTCAATTGTTCCATATAGTTTTTTTACAACCTTTTTAACCTATCTGTTCACCGGAGACACCACAAAAGCCCTCTCGGTACTGATGGTTGACTTTTCATGTGCAATTAAATTAACCACCCCACTATCAATCCTGTCTGCAATGAAAGAAGCCAACGAATATAGGATGATGATAAAGGGAGGAAAATTTTTAGAGAAATATGCAACCGCCGATACTATCGTTTTCGACAAGACAGGAACATTGACCAATGCAACTCCCCAAGTCGTAGACGTAATTTCAATGGGCAGCTACTCCCGTGATGAGATTTTAAAAATTTCCGCCTGCATAGAGGAGCATTTTGCACACAGCATTGCAAAGGCCATCGTAAAGCAGGCAGAAATGGAAAATTTACATCATGAGGAGGAACACAGTGAAGTGGAATACATAGTGGCCCATGGAATTGCAACTACCTATAAGGAAAAACGCGCAGTAATCGGAAGCAAGCACTTCCTTTTTGATGATGAAAACATAAAGTTCACAAGTGAACAGGAGTCCGTTATCCGGGAAAAAATTGAAGACCATTCTATTGTTTACTTGGGAATTGATGGAAAGTTAGAAGGCATAATCTGCATTGATGATCCAGTTCGCGAGGAAGCCGAACACGTAATTTCAGAACTTAAGAATCTAGGTATTGAAAATGTCATAATGCTTACTGGAGATAGTGAAAATGCCGCTAGAAGCACTGCAAAAAGATTGGGAATAACCCAATACAAGTCACAGGTATTGCCTGAGGACAAGGCCAGCATTATTGAAGAATTGCAAGGAGATGGAAAAACAGTAATAATGGTTGGCGACGGCATTAACGATTCGCCAGCATTGGCCGTTGCAGATGTTTCAGTTTCTATGATGCATTCATCGGATATAGCCAGGGAAGTGTCCGATATTTCCCTGCTGTCAGATAATCTTTTTGACTTGATTACATTAAGAAAATTAAGTGCGGGAATGCTTGATAAGATTAACAGCAATTACCGCAGGATTATCGGAATCAACGGAAGCCTGATCGTTCTGGGAATGTTTGGTCTGATGCCTCCGTCAATGTCCTCTTATATCCATAACTTCTCAACCATGGCCTTAAGTGCATTAAGCACAAAATCAGTTTTAAAGGGAGAGGTTGAGGATGAGGACAAGGTAAGCCTGATTGCCGATATAGCTAAAAATGAAATTGCTGAAGCCTGA